The nucleotide window CACGTTTTTGTGCGTACGCAACACTGATACATGAGGCCCCTGGTGATGTGGTTTATAGactaaaatgtcaataaaattaTTTCATGAAATCACAAACATCCTGTTTTTAAAACCATTCAAGGGCATGTTTGCAACAAAAGCCTTTCgatatatttacattatactAATTAATTGTCTCTCTTTGTTAGTGGTGAAGTCTGCACAAGCAAATAACAGGAAACAATGCATGTGCTCCTAATTAATAACCTTACGTTTTACTGTCTTTACACTGTATCAGAGCTGTATTAAGTTTATATGCAGCTGCTATGAATAGAAATTAATGTGTGAAACAAGGGGGTGGAGAGGTGTTGCACAGAGCAAGTGCTGTGCATTTGTTTCAATCAGCAACATTATTTTTACATACAGTGGTCTGAGCTAAAGGGCCAActtcctgctgttgctgcttgTCATGGCCTAATGGTAAAAGGCTAATTATTGAGTGATTTCTCCGTTCAACTGTGATATTAGCTGGCTGCACTCTAAACAGATAGACCTGCCGCTCTTTTGTTTATTGTACAAATAATTACCCACAATTGCAGTTACTTTCAGTATCCATGGGTGTTGCCAAGGAAATTAACCATGACATTATGATTTTACTCCAATGTCATGTGAAAAATTGGGAAATGGCATAAAATAGATGAATGTAACAGAAACTTACATGACGTGACAGTTCTGACATGTTGTGATATAATGTTACATGACACAATTAATGTAAAACATACTGGGGTATGACCTAactcactgtttgtgtgtgtgtgtgtgtgtgtgtgtgtgtgtgtgtgtgtgtgtgtgtgtgtgtgtgtgtgtgtgtgtgtgtgtgtgtgtgtgtccagacaGATCCACCTGAAAGTCACTGTGTCTTGGAGGTCTGACTTCCTGCAGGCCGTGACTGTGCACGACCCCTTCCACAAACTCCAGGTGGGATCCCATCAGGGTGATCTTTCTCTTTCCACTACAGGACACAGAACAGCAGAGGAATTTTcatactgacacacacctgTTTACACATACTTTTAGTTTGAAAAAGTCAAACAGCCCAGCAGCTGCTGGAAATATCTCAATGAgatcagattcagatttttatcagatttatctagacttttttgtttcagtttctggCTGTGTATGAGTGGTTAAATGACATCATACCTGAACCAAGAGCTGCATGGTACAATGTTAGTGCAGGAAGGTAAGGACCGATAGTTGATTGTAGCATTGCCATGGCAACTACCATCTGGGAGGACAACACACACTTTGACCACGCCTTTGATATCAGCGCTGGGAATGTGGAACGTCAGATTTACACCATTGTTGTTCAATACTTGAGATCTGAACAAAGCACACAGGATGACAGTTAGTCTCACTGAGACCAAAAATAATatacaaataatatttttggAGAAAACTGGTCTataaagcaacaacaacaaagtatCAAGCAGAAGAGCAATATGAAAGTTAtatagttaaaaatgtaattaaattcaCCAAGATGAAAGTTAATAACATACCCTACTGAGAGTTCTTCCACCAGTACAAGATATTATATTTGAAAGATACAATAGAAAATATCCTTAATataccaaaacattaaaaaatgaatcattattaattaatattaaaataatacattttataagttagcaaaaatgtaaacatgacaacaaaaatataagTATTGTAATGCATTGGTATACGTGATGTAAATCTAAACTGAATCACTCTTGTTGGGTGCAGTCTTGAGCCTTGATCCTCACTCTGGTCACATCATTGAGGTCATAACCTGACAACACCGCATGGTTTCTGCCGTAGAAAGACACGACACTGGGGGTGATGGAGGAGATCTCCGGCTTCTGAcagtataacacacacacacacacacacacacacacacacacacacacacacacacacacctttaacaTTAAGTAATTGTGAACAAATGTAGCGTGAAGTTCAGAAGTATAATGTGTGAGAGAAGATGTTCAGACTCACAGAAAAGTTCATCCCTGACTCCATGATTTGGCAAACACTGTCCTGCAAAGAGAAAATTTAGCAGGTTTACATGACAGTCATTGTAAAGGTACCACATGATGGCTACAGcttatgtttttaatgatgtctATTAAGGATTAGCCTGACACTTTGGGAGATTTGCATATTTGAATATAGTTAGATAAGAATATAAACACAAGTTTCATCTCTCAACATTTTAGACTAAGATAAAGTACAAATTAAAGACTCCTTTTAGCtctattttggtctccacaaaccCTCAAGGGTATTATCTGACTCTTTAGTTGCTACATGCTCTACTTTTTtaagctagttgctaactgtaTGTGTCTGCTATGTGCTGCTAGTCCACAGTGAGTTCATCAGAACCGTTTCACTGTAATCAGCTGCTTGTTGCTATACATGTAGCTAACATGAGTTAGGCATGTCTGTGTGGTTGTCTTGCTGATTTTACCGTCTCTACATTAATACGGGGATGTGCCATTGAGGTTTAAATGTAGAATGCGTAAATTTAGCATAAATGTAGCTCTTGTATAAATCTTGGAGAAGCCTACTGTGGATAATGAATAGATAATTACTGTCATAACTCCTGCAGACCCCCAGGAGCAGCTGTTGGTGCTCCAGCTACATCCAGCTTCAATACACTGCCAACacctgaagagaaaacaaatattatcaTCTTAGTTGAgatcaacacaacacatttggTGCTGAGGTTTAATGAGCAAGACCCTGatacttttttcactttctttgaaTGTGTTGCAGGTGCAAAAAATTGGACAGATGCAGAGAGAGTACTCTTGATTGAGTGTGTCCTCGCTGAGAGAACTCAGGAAGCTTTTTCAGCTATATGTTCATAAGAGTTGCTGAAGCATATACAGTAGCTGAGAGGTATAGCCAAGAATTCAGGCATTGAGTAAAGGGCTATAATACAACGAATGTAGAGTTGTAGAGTCTCCATGATTAGGCTTCCCATTTTCACAGTTGGTGCTcagctgtttattcattttaacgTCTTAGTGAGATGATTGTGTTGTTGCAATTTAAAAAATCGTATCCCTCAACACATTGCTACGTATGTAAATGAGCAGAAACCCTCTACTACTCTAAAAGCAGATGATTTTGTGTTGATGCAGAAATATAGCTGTCTGGAGACATGCTCTGGAGGAAGGTAAGCCTCCATTTATGCCAcatggcatccacatgaatgccaggacacAAGGTTCCTCAGCAgcacattgcattgtaacaagatgatcaatgtttttctcttcatctgtcagtggttttaatgttttggctgatcATTGATCCACTAGTGTCATCTTTGGGTTGGATCTGGTAGTAACATGCATTTTTGCTTGCTCTGCAGATGACTAATGAGGGAGATCTGCAACACCTGTGGTGGCCAATGTGTTCTTTGTTGTGTAAGTCCTGACCATCTAACCACTGTATCTCTCTCTCctacacagacacaccacaCTATTGGTTTGCTTATGTTTTCTAAGTCTATGTATGTTGTCTATTTATGCTTTGTACCTTACCACAGCCGCACCCGGTACCTGCACTCACACACCACTGACCTCACTGACTTTCACACACTATGTTATAAGATAATTATATAATTGGGGATTCTGATTTGGTTCAGTTAATTGTTACTCATTGTGTCTCTGTCTATCTTACAGTTATTGAGTATTATTTGTCTTAGAGTCTTGAACATGGTAGAAAACTTACAGGACAGGGGTGGGCGGTCCCCTGATGCTGGTGCAGTTGGTTAGCTTCAGTTGCTCAAAGAAATGTGTCGTCCCGAGTCTAATTCTTACGGTGAATGCCAGGCCTGATATACAAATAACACAATGAAAAGTACAGTAGAAGAGCTCTTGGTCGTAGTTTTAGCAGTATACATGTTGAAATACCTAGAGGCATCACACATTTGAACAGCTGGTAGAAATCTTTCCACCTCTAACATACCTAGAGCCCTTCCATTAATATTCCTGGTTGTATTTTGCTATTGCTGTAGGCAGTATTGCAAATCACTCAGCTTGACTGCTTTGTGGAAACATGCTCTGTGATAATGACAGTTTTGTCTGCTCATATGGCAATAAGGCAATCTTTAATATTTCTTGCCTTTAAAAGTAAGTCAGTCTACTTGCTGGTAAGCATTAGCTTACTAACCCAATTGTTTTTAGCAGAAGTTATCTAGAAATGTCAGGCTACTGATCCTTCTCCTTTTGTGGACAAACACCTGTTTCTCTTCTATTCCACactaaaaagataaaagataaaacctCATTTTAAAGGTCTGCAAATTTCATAGTTAGTAGTTTGTAAGTACTggtaacatatttgaaatttctttgaaataaGCCCCCCAGATACCACAGTAATGACCTCaagattaattgaaaatgacaccaacatgatttaataataataatctgctgctattttccaataagcagttaataaatagaCGTTAATTGGTTTAAtatatttccaggaaacttccaactagtttctAACTAACATCTGAAGCTTATGTCAGCTTAACTTTCAGCCAGTTTCCTTCACCTCAGCAGGCCACTTGCAATGAGTTGTTTCAGCTTAATTTCTAACTAGTTTCTTGTaaacttctgcaggtcagtaaattgAAGTACATTTTACTTCAGAACAAGTTTcctaaatgtcttttttttattgtttgccaCCATATATTGCTAATTACCgacaaaaacaacttcataGTCAAGAAATCAAGTGACTGATTTTCCATTTTTAGAGTTTCATTCCTTAATTACCCATTGAGGCCTAATAATAATGTCTTCACATCCCTCAAGTTAAATTGAActctttctgtattttgaaacaacaatacatcattaaattctgtaaattaataacaggaaaaaAGTTAATGTTCACAATACTTTAAGTAactgcatatatgtgtgtgtgtgtgtgtgtgtgtatgagtgtgacagagagagagagagagagagagagagagagagagagagagagagagagagagagagagagagactgattGGTGAGTGTTGAATTGATGAGAATGTAAATGGTTAACAAAAGTAACTCACTCCACTGACTTGCAGTAGTTTTTGTGGTACTTGGGGAGTAATTTCAAAGAattttcaaatatgttacttCGTAAATACCACCTACTTACAATGAAATTTGCAGACCTTTAAAATGAAGTGTCACCagataaaacaaatgaagacGAACAACTGCAGCAAATGCTGGGTGTGCCTCAAAAGTCAATGAGTTTGCCCTGAAGTTAGTGGGATTTGTATCCCTTGTTACACCATCCCTTCTCTGCCTACAGTTCATCACTTGCATGTCACTTTTACTGAAAATCTTATCAGGATAAGAGTTAATGAGACGATTTGACATATTGGAGTGAAACTTTGAGTGAAATATTCTTTGGGAATTCAAAAGTCACTGACCTTCAGCAGGAAGTGTGCTGTTTGTAAGGAtgcagttgcattgtgggaactGTGGAGGAGGGCTCTGCCTGCTACAAAGCTCACTGGAACTTGCAGAGAACTGACAAGTGAAGTTAGCCAGCGCCTCAGAGCCCACGGTCACGTGTGTCTGGATTGTTAGTGTGATCTGAGAAAGAAGGGATGTGAGTGTTTAAAGGAGAAATAGGTGACAGTCACAACTGAGTGAAGTTTAAAGCTTGGACATGCTCTACTGGTTACCTTTCCAGTGTCGTTCATTACAACTTTGTGGGAAACCATTTTCTGTTGAGAGTCATCAGGAATGGACAACCAGTCTGAGTCTTGGCAGTCATCTTCAAATGTGCAACTaggaagagaaaatgatgtTGTAAGTTTAGGTTTGTACTTGTTGTTTATACTTGCTGGACGGTGTCACCTGCACAAGTTGTTTCCCTGACCTGCTTTTAGAGCTGCACCAGACACAGTATGGATCCTGTGCCGACCAACAGTCCTGCACATTTGTGTATGTGCTGCAGTTTGACACAGCTACACGCTTAATCtggaacaaaacacaaacaaccaacaacacTTTAAAATATGGCTTACATAAAACCTTGTAAATCttcatgtgtgtttatacaGGTGTAATGCACCTACCTGGTTTTGAAATGGCACGTACACATGTTTAAGATCCACTGGATCCAGATGCATTTTGGGAAGCACTTTGTGATCGTCATCAGCCCTGTAGAGCACCCTGGGACAGGCGGTGTGATAGTTCCTGTCTACAGCAAGCTGACAACAAGAATGTAGCTTTGTTATGATTCTGAGAGACTgagctgctctgttgtgtttttagatGCAAGACAAAGCTGAACTGGAAAGAATGGACTATCAGAATATGAGCACAAATGCCCCACTGAGGGTATTTTTACAAAAACTTTTACAAACAGGATGTAAACTTTACAACATCAGTTCTAGGAAACAGTTAAGTTTTCTGCCTCTGGTCGAATCATGTGGTGTCTCTGTaagactgtgtatttctgtggtTTGCCCTCTTTTAAAACACCAACTAGCCCCAACCAGCATTAAAGTCATGTGAAAAGTACTGCTAAAATCTTTTGACTATATAAgatttatgtatatatacacacacatatatatattaaaatattttgtctatataagatatatatatatatatatatataaattcgACCAGAGAAAGAAAACTTAACTGTTTTCTAGAACTGACGTTGTAaagtttgtatatatatatatacatagagagagagagagagagagagagaaaaatatagacatatataaaataatttattaagaTGTAAAAGTTGAAATTTTAATCTAATTGATGGAAGTAGGAATAGTGATGATGTGATGGAGGGTAGTAAATTAGGAAATAAATAGTCGAAGTCAGTCAACTTTTGCctgttggacatttttctgcaGACTCTGAGGAGCTTTAATGACTTTCAGACTGAAATAATCAGCTCTTACAAATTAGTTCATTTCAGTAGCATTTTCTCCAGGAATAGATATTTTGCATATCACTTTCTACACACACCTTTATGAGCTGCCCGTCTCCCGTCCCAATGAAGAAAATCATCCAGGCCTTCTGTCTCACTGCCAGCACAGAGGTCATGTAGTTCTGCCTGAAGAGCACCTTCTTCAGCTTCAGTGTCTTCGGCtgaggaacacaaacacagtaatcATGACAGTTCGATCCAAATTCAAATCTATGGAAATTCTGCAGAACCTTCAGGTTGGAAACAAGCAGCGTTTAAACCATTTTTGACAGCTCTTCATATTAAAGGTCACATATCTGGTATTCCAAAAGCTTAACTGGATGTGTGTTACTGTATTATGTTATTAAGTACACACCTAGTCATGACTAATTATAATGAATATCTTGTGCTTTGGATACAAATATTCTGATTTAGGCTACAAAACCTGTTCGTGCATCTGTTAGTGCGCAATTGACTTTTCTGAATCCCAAATCAACTTGGAAATGTGCGCACTTGGATCAGCCTCATATCTCGCCTCTCTACTTCCACATTCATCCATAAATGGTCAATGCAAAGGGTCTTATGAATGTTAATGcatagaaatgtgttttttacagTGAAACATGGCCACAAACGAGAGgaagacaaacaaaatgttagtttgttgtttttgttctggccCAGAAAACTAAAGGCAGGTGCTTCACACCGGCAGAAATGATCGCGTTAATCAGTGGTGTACACTGggatatcatttaaaaatggaagtttgatgTATgagtattatttatttattgaagttgAGTTCTGGTGAACTTGGCCTGCATTGTGATAAGTGCTCATAATGAGGATAGAGTGTGATGATTGTgcgagagctgtcactgactttatttccaAGCTtggatcatttatttaatccacAGGTGCAGGTGGTgaagattttaaaatgcatgttgcTGTGAGGAGGAAAGAATCAGGAGGAGCAGACTCTGGAGGAGGACTGATTCTCATTGATCAGCCCAGCGCAGCTACTGGCAGGCTTTCTTTCTACATGGAGTTCGCCTTTAATAGAGATCagtaatcaataaaaatgatggcaacaactctgtttgactgcacaTGAGCAAAATGCTCTCTGTGTGCGTCATGTGATGCGAGGAACTCAGTCCGCTGATCGGGCAGGACAGGTCACAAAACTATCATAATGGTAATAATTCCACCTCTCACTTTAgtgatttgctttttattttgtaaagaagTCAACAAAATGAAGTTTTTTCATTAACTTGGACACTTTCTAAATGTTTTGAACAAACCTTTGTTAACAAATGTCACTTGATCTAATAGTATAATACttacacttttcttttctttaccaGAAATACGTTAATCAAGCTTTCtctattttttattgttctAGTCCTATTATACAGACTGTTACATCCTTGATCACTTGCTAAAACTTCAAGATTAAAACTACATCAGGACCCACCTGTGTACACTCTTGCTTGGTGCAGAACGGATCTTTATCTGTGCCTCCGGTGAGATCAGGACTGATGTCAAACAGCACCAGCTCTGTGTTGGTTCGTCCTCCGTCCACACTGAACACGCCGCTCCAGAGAACCGGCGGACCACCCGGGATCACCGAGGAGGCCTCGAGTCTGCTGCCTTCACCGCCCTCAGAGATGCTGAGAGTCGCGCCCCGCAGTGACTTGACAGTCTGCCTTTTGCTGATTTTTCCCTCGAGCCAAATGAGACGGACTTTGTTGCTTTTGTCGCTTGAGGGCAGGTTGGAGAAAAGATAAATGATAAAACCAAGCTGAAATCCATCCACAAACTCCACATTATCTTTAACATCGATCGAGCCATATCCATCACCAGAAAGGGAAAATATTTCTCCCATCTGATTGTTATTCGTATTATGAAGGTTCacaatgtgtgaaaaaagacaGTTGACCTTATCGGgtttctctttgtctgtctgtatggCAGTCAGGATGTAAGTCTCGGTCTCGGTCGGTGTCTTTTCCACATTCACCAGGAAGCCGACGGATGCGCTGCTGTTGCGCCGTTGGGGCCCCACCGGGAAGGGCTCCCTGTACAACACCTTGGAGATGTCCTCCAGGTCCAGCAGCTCGCAGAAACCGCACCCTCCGTCGATCACACCACAGCTGATCAGAGTGTCATTTTCAACAAACGGTAATAACACATTGACTCTGAAAGTTGTGTTCCACTTATCCGTCTCAGAAACCCGCTGAAACTGCGCTTCGTCCAACCGTTCCCCAATCTTTATGGTTCCTCTCTGGGTCACACTGCGGACCAGAGTCAGGTCGTGGTTCAGCTGGTACAGCGTCTCCTCTGTAGCGATGTAAACCGTGTTGGTGGCCACGGCGTATTGACGGATGTCTCCGTTAAAGTCAAAGCCTCCACCCTCCGCCAGGCACCGAGCCGGttctccccagaggatgaacagCAGACCAGGCAGCAGGATCATCTTCTTGCAGCGGCGGCAGTAACACGCTCACACATTGACGGTGTTGTGGCTCTGCATGGCTTTGTGCTCTCCTCCACAGTGTCACTGGAGTCGTGCGTAAAAGCGCAATGCGCCTCTATTACAACGTGTGAAGTGCATGCATTCGCGGAAGCGCGCACAAAGGACAACTGTCTACAATGAAGTGGGGAATTGAATAGTAGAAAAATGAGTAACAATGACTATTATATTCGTAGTACGTTAATGAAAGTCTGTGATCTTGACGTTCGCTCGCCAcagggaagggaaaaaaatagtttCAACTTCATAAAATGCAATAATTTCCACAAGTGAAAATGATGGACAGCAAAAGGTCcatcttttacttttaaattttgttttggGAGTCGCTTCCATTTAATCTATCAAATCAATACAGTGAAAAAGTGCTCATCACAAATGGTCAGAGTCAAAGGTGACGTTTAAATTCTGT belongs to Pagrus major chromosome 14, Pma_NU_1.0 and includes:
- the LOC141008691 gene encoding plexin-C1-like yields the protein MILLPGLLFILWGEPARCLAEGGGFDFNGDIRQYAVATNTVYIATEETLYQLNHDLTLVRSVTQRGTIKIGERLDEAQFQRVSETDKWNTTFRVNVLLPFVENDTLISCGVIDGGCGFCELLDLEDISKVLYREPFPVGPQRRNSSASVGFLVNVEKTPTETETYILTAIQTDKEKPDKVNCLFSHIVNLHNTNNNQMGEIFSLSGDGYGSIDVKDNVEFVDGFQLGFIIYLFSNLPSSDKSNKVRLIWLEGKISKRQTVKSLRGATLSISEGGEGSRLEASSVIPGGPPVLWSGVFSVDGGRTNTELVLFDISPDLTGGTDKDPFEFGSNCHDYCVCVPQPKTLKLKKVLFRQNYMTSVLAVRQKAWMIFFIGTGDGQLIKLAVDRNYHTACPRVLYRADDDHKVLPKMHLDPVDLKHVYVPFQNQIKRVAVSNCSTYTNVQDCWSAQDPYCVWCSSKSSCTFEDDCQDSDWLSIPDDSQQKMVSHKVVMNDTGKITLTIQTHVTVGSEALANFTCQFSASSSELCSRQSPPPQFPQCNCILTNSTLPAEGLAFTVRIRLGTTHFFEQLKLTNCTSIRGPPTPVLCWQCIEAGCSWSTNSCSWGSAGVMTDSVCQIMESGMNFSKPEISSITPSVVSFYGRNHAVLSGYDLNDVTRVRIKAQDCTQQESQVLNNNGVNLTFHIPSADIKGVVKVCVVLPDGSCHGNATINYRSLPSCTNIVPCSSWFSGKRKITLMGSHLEFVEGVVHSHGLQEVRPPRHSDFQNLIYDTPAAKNSGIFTSRVILKLANETLACSTTITYYPDPEFISFTLRRTGDSVRITLQKKADKLDMTVAELSVWGVQDGKQYPCIVQDKETSDMSDFFICEIQRTPDAQVQHLVITFGDKTVTLGPPSSVHQVLLTLRILLIPCVIFVLVFICLWQKKLTVEMKNH